From the Micromonospora echinofusca genome, the window GAGCGCTTCTCGCCCTTCAGCTCGGCCGCCTTCTGCCCGACCGACCGGCGCACCGCGTCGCCGAGCACCTCCCGCGTCGCCGCGTGCAGGGTCGCCAGCTGGTCGTCGGTCAGCCGATTGGTCAGCGCGAACGGCGACAGCTTCGCCGCGTGCAGGATCTCGTCGGAGTACGCGTTGCCGACCCCGGCCAGCACCGTCTGGTCGGTGAGCACGCCCTTGACCTGGCCCTTGCGGCTGCGCATCCGCTCGGCGAAGGTGGCCGCGTCGGCGGCGAGGGCGTCGGGGCCGAGCCGGGCCACCCCGGGCACCGCCGCCGGGTCCGTGACCAGGTAGACGGCGAGGCTCTTCTGGGTGCCGGCCTCGGTCAGGTCGAAGCCCGAGCCGTCGTCGAGGCGTACCCGCAGCGCGATCGGTCCCTTCCCGGGGCGCAGCGGGGCTGCGGACGGAAACGCCTCCCGGTAGTGCAGCCAGCCCGCCCGGGCCAGGTGAACCACCAGGTGCAGCTCGCCGTCGAGCACCACGTCGAGGAACTTGCCATGCCGGCGGGCGTCCGTCACGGTCCGCCCGGCGGCGGCGGTCGGCGCCGGGTCGTACGTCTTCAGGGCGCTGATCGCGGCGACCTCCAACCGGTCGACGCGCCGCCCCACCGCGCGCTCACGCAGGTAGTCCGTGAGCGCCTCGACCTCCGGTAGTTCGGGCACCAGCCAACGGTAGCCTTCTTTCCCGTGAGAATCGTGGTGGCGCACAACCGGTACCGGGAGGCTCAGCCCTCCGGTGAGAACACCATCGTCGACGCGGAGATCGCCCAGCTCACCGCGGCCGGGGTGGAGGTGCTGCCGTTCATCCGCAGCTCGGACGAGATCCCGTCGATGTCGAAGTCGGCCAAGGCGCTGCTGCCGATCTCGCCGATCTGGGCGCCCCGCGCGCAGGAGGACCTGAGCCGGCTCATCACCGAGCACCGGCCCGACGTGCTGCACCTGCACAACCCGTACCCCCTGATCTCGCCCTGGATCGTGCGGACCGCGCACCGGCACGGCGTGCCGGTGGTGCAGACGGTGCACAACTACCGCCAGGTCTGCTCCTCGGGGCTCTACTTCCGCGACGGGATGATCTGCCAGGACTGCCGGGGCCGGGCCCTGGGCGTGCCGGCGATCGTGCACCGCTGCTACCGGGGCTCGCGGGCGCAGAGCGCCCTCATGGCGACCACGCTGGCCGTGCACCGGGGCACGTGGCGCTCGGTGGACCGGTTCGTCGCGCTCACCTCGGCGGTCGCCGACCACCTGCGCGACTACGGCATCCCGGCAGAGCGGATCGTGGTCAAGCCGAACGGCATCCCCGACCCGGGGGCGCCCGCGCCGCTCGGCGACGGCTTCCTCTACATGGCCCGGCTGTCCCCGGAGAAGGGGCTCGACCTGCTGCTGGACGCCTGGCGGCGGCACCCGGACGGGGCGCTCGGCCCGCTGCGCATCGCGGGTGACGGCGAGCTGCGCCCGCTGGCCGAGGCCGCCGCCGCCGAGCGCGCCGACGTGACCTACCTCGGGCCGCTGGACCGCGCCGGGGTGCGCGCCGCGATCGAGGCCAGCGCGGTCATCGTGGCCGCCTCCACCTGGCACGACGTGCTGCCCACCGTGATCATCGAGGCGTTCGCCGCCGGCCGCCCGGTGCTCGGCACCGCGCTCGGCGGCATCCCGTACCTGCTCGGCGCCGACGCCCCCCGCGAGCCCGCCGGCACCGGCCCGGCCGCCGTCGCCACGGCCGCCCCGGGGGAGGGTCGCGTCGCGCTGCCCACCGGCGTGGCGGCGGGCGAGGCGGGCTGGGTGGTGCCCCCGGAGCCGGCCGCCATGGCCGCCGCCCTGCCGGTGGCCCGGGCCGGCGCGGCGACGCTGGCCCCGGCGGCCCGCGCCCGCTACGAGCGCACGTTCCACCCCGACGTGGTCACCAAGCGCCTCCTCGACGTGTACGCCTCCTTGAGCTGACCGCCCCTCCGCGCTGCACCACCTCGCTTGCCGGGGCGGCGGTGTATCGGACGCTCGTGGGCTCTCTGAGCGGACGGCACCCGTAGTGGCCCGCCGCTACTCGTTTCCGCCATGGCGGTGAGGTCGTCGCCGCTGAATATGACGCAGCCGAGGATGTCGGCCAGGACCCTCCGCTGTAGGTGTGTCAGGGCGTTCACGAAGATCGCGGCGTCGATTCCTGCCGCCCGGCACGCCTCGGCGATTTCCCGGACCTTGCCGTGTGTCAGCAGCGTCCGGCGGGAGAAGGGTTGGGACATCCGGGCAGCCCCTCCTGGGCGCTCCTGCCACCGGTCGGAAGCGCCTCGGCGCTGAACGTACCGACCCACCACCCGGCTGCCGCGGGCCTCGGCCAGGGCGGCAAGCTCGTCGAGCCGGCCCTCGTACTGCTTCTCCTTGGCCGAGAACAGACCGATGAGTACGACGTCGGCGCCGTCGAGCGGGTTACCAGCGTCCCCGTACTGCTTCACGCTGACGTGATCGCTTCTACCGTGCCACCTTCCGGGAACTCCATTCTGCTGCTTGGGACGGCTGGAGATCTTGGTAGGAAAGTGCCCCTGGAGGGGCGCTCTCCTG encodes:
- a CDS encoding Fpg/Nei family DNA glycosylase, giving the protein MPELPEVEALTDYLRERAVGRRVDRLEVAAISALKTYDPAPTAAAGRTVTDARRHGKFLDVVLDGELHLVVHLARAGWLHYREAFPSAAPLRPGKGPIALRVRLDDGSGFDLTEAGTQKSLAVYLVTDPAAVPGVARLGPDALAADAATFAERMRSRKGQVKGVLTDQTVLAGVGNAYSDEILHAAKLSPFALTNRLTDDQLATLHAATREVLGDAVRRSVGQKAAELKGEKRSGLKVHARTGQPCPVCGDTVREVSFADSSLQYCATCQTGGKPLADRRLSRLVR
- a CDS encoding glycosyltransferase family 4 protein, yielding MRIVVAHNRYREAQPSGENTIVDAEIAQLTAAGVEVLPFIRSSDEIPSMSKSAKALLPISPIWAPRAQEDLSRLITEHRPDVLHLHNPYPLISPWIVRTAHRHGVPVVQTVHNYRQVCSSGLYFRDGMICQDCRGRALGVPAIVHRCYRGSRAQSALMATTLAVHRGTWRSVDRFVALTSAVADHLRDYGIPAERIVVKPNGIPDPGAPAPLGDGFLYMARLSPEKGLDLLLDAWRRHPDGALGPLRIAGDGELRPLAEAAAAERADVTYLGPLDRAGVRAAIEASAVIVAASTWHDVLPTVIIEAFAAGRPVLGTALGGIPYLLGADAPREPAGTGPAAVATAAPGEGRVALPTGVAAGEAGWVVPPEPAAMAAALPVARAGAATLAPAARARYERTFHPDVVTKRLLDVYASLS
- a CDS encoding HflX-like GTP-binding protein — protein: MKQYGDAGNPLDGADVVLIGLFSAKEKQYEGRLDELAALAEARGSRVVGRYVQRRGASDRWQERPGGAARMSQPFSRRTLLTHGKVREIAEACRAAGIDAAIFVNALTHLQRRVLADILGCVIFSGDDLTAMAETSSGGPLRVPSAQRAHERPIHRRPGKRGGAARRGGQLKEAYTSRRRLVTTSGWNVRS